Proteins encoded by one window of Lathyrus oleraceus cultivar Zhongwan6 chromosome 1, CAAS_Psat_ZW6_1.0, whole genome shotgun sequence:
- the LOC127138736 gene encoding translationally-controlled tumor protein homolog, with the protein MLVYQDLLTGDELLSDSYPYKEIENGMLWEVEGKWVVKGAVDVNIGANPSAEGGEDEGVDDTAVKVVDIVDVFRLQEQPPFDKKQFLGFVKKYIKLLTPKLEAEKQEHFKKNIEGATKYLLGKLKDLQFFVGESMHDDGSLVFAYYKDGAADPTFLYFSFALKEIKC; encoded by the exons ATGTTGGTTTACCAGGATCTCCTTACAG GTGATGAGCTTTTGTCAGACTCTTATCCATACAAGGAAATTGAGAATGGAATGTTGTGGGAAGTTGAGGGGAAG TGGGTTGTCAAGGGAGCAGTTGATGTGAACATCGGTGCAAACCCTTCTGCCGAAGGTGGAGAAGATGAGGGTGTTGATGACACTGCTGTTAAGGTGGTTGACATTGTTGATGTATTCAGACTTCAG GAACAACCTCCTTTTGACAAGAAGCAGTTTCTTGGCTTTGTTAAGAAGTATATTAAGTTGTTGACTCCCAAACTAGAAGCAGAGAAACAAGAGCACTTCAAAAAGAATATTGAGGGAGCAACCAAATACCTCCTTGGCAAGCTCAAGGACCTTCAGTT CTTTGTTGGTGAGAGCATGCATGATGATGGTAGCTTGGTCTTTGCCTACTACAAGGATGGTGCTGCTGACCCAACTTTTCTCTATTTTTCTTTTGCTTTGAAGGAGATCAAGTGCTAA